Genomic window (Sediminispirochaeta smaragdinae DSM 11293):
CCGGAAGCTGAGCAGGGATGATATATACGGCAAAGGAGTCTATGTTTGTCGCAAGCGGATAATCGGCATTACGATCAAAAATCTCACCACGTTGGGCCGGTACCGTAAATGAACGCATGGCAACGGCCTTTGCGCGATCTTGATAAAAAATCGTATGAACTACCTGCATGTTGAAAAGATACAGAAGATAGATTAACACGAGCAGGCCGAAGATGAATCCCAGAACAAGAACTCTCGACTTGCGGACTGTTGAGTCTTGGGGCCCGGAAAAACCCGTCATCAGAACCCTTCCCGCTGCTTACCGTTCATCAAACCGGTCACTTTCAGAATTCCAAAAACGAAGGGAGACAGGATCATGTTCATAACAAGCTCAAGCCAGGATACTGCAGAAAAAGAAGACACCTCACTCGACGCAAGAAAGACGACGTCGAGGAGTGCCGATAGTACCATTTTAAAAAGAGATGCAAAAAATAGTAGTAATAACGGGAAAAACAATGGGTCAAGAAATACCTTTCCCTTACTCTTACCAAAAAGATAGCCGGTAACAGAATATATCAATCCAAAATATCCAAAGGGAGCAAGGGTAAGAGCATCGAGAAAAAGCCCGGCGATAAACCCTAAAAGGATAGCCTTAAAAGAACCTGTCGAATGGGCCATAAAGACCA
Coding sequences:
- the mreD gene encoding rod shape-determining protein MreD, which gives rise to MRTRKSFLYAIILLVVIFIDTTFFKNVGWAGVRPDFVLVLLVFMAHSTGSFKAILLGFIAGLFLDALTLAPFGYFGLIYSVTGYLFGKSKGKVFLDPLFFPLLLLFFASLFKMVLSALLDVVFLASSEVSSFSAVSWLELVMNMILSPFVFGILKVTGLMNGKQREGF